Within the Medicago truncatula cultivar Jemalong A17 chromosome 4, MtrunA17r5.0-ANR, whole genome shotgun sequence genome, the region GAGTATAAGATATTGAATTCtaacatttctttttctttgtagtATAATTTAGAGGATGTATAACTTATGAGGTAAtctttaattttgattcaataaCAAATTCTTGTATGTTTaaagttatataaaaaatttggttttattAAAGTTCTCACCGATCACTTGAAGATTGTTGAatgattgttttttaattatcgATAATTTGCTTCCTCAAGGTGTTCAAAACATTGTTTCATATTTAAGTGTGACTggttttaatataattaaatcgcataaacatattttttattttgaatttgtggTATGTTGTAAATTGTGGTTGGATGTTTTACCTTGGTTGAGAATTAGTTGTGTTTTGACAAACAATAGCTTTTGTCACATGAATCAATTTACAAATTTGGGTTCTTATGGAGAGAAAAAGCATAGGGATATCTTTTAAGTAACATGGTAGGCATGTTTATGGTCAATATGGAAGCAGCGtaatcataatatttttgaCCTACATGATTGCTCTAATGTCTCTATTTTTGatatggtaatttttttttccttttggtcTTTGATTAAGAACAAAGTTAAGGGTTTCTCTTACGACTATTATCAATTGAGTTCTCAACTGTTTAGATGTTTAGGTGCAACCACATCATGATTAagatttatgttttattttgctTTGGAACAATCGTTGTTTAGATGCTCATTTTATTGTTATAATCGTTGAATTGTGAACATTTTCAatcttaaatatattaatttttttttgtattataaaaTCCGAAGTGTTTATTTTGTCGGATTTCATAATTTAAATAGATGATAAAACACGATTAGTAATgataatatatcaaatttttttattataaaatccaaaatgtTTATTTTGTCGGATTTCATAAGGTcaaattttttcatataaaaacaggaaaaaaatctcattttaaattattcaaattatataaaatcaaatgataattttaaaatttcaaaaggcTTGTGAACTTACTTCCAAAAAATCAAAGGGAGCAAAGATGTATATTACAGGGTTTTGCACCAAATTGAATCATGAACTCTAAACCCTATCTTCCACAATGAGCGACCGTGACCGCCACCGCGACAGAGAAAGAGATCGAAGACGAGACAAAGACGACCGCGACCGTGACGTCGATCGTGATCGCAACCGTGATCGCGACAGAGCACGCAGCAAGAGATCCCGTACACGTTCACCGGACCGTGTACGCTCTCGTCACTCTCGCTCCCGTTCTCCCGTCGATCGTTCTCACCGTCGACGCCACCACCGAACACCTTCTCCAGATCCTCCTAGAAAGCGTCACCGGCGTGACTCCGTCGATGACGAGCCGAAAGAACACAAAGAGACGAAGAAAGTGGTGTCTGACTTTGTTGACGGAATCGCGAAGGAACAACAGCAGCAAAAGCAGAAAGAGAATGGAGAAGAAGTTGATGTGAACGAAGATGAGATcgagatgatgaagatgatgggaATTCctgttggttttgattccactaAGGGAAAACCGGTACCTGGTGCTGACGTCAGCGGTGTTAGAGCGGTTACGAAACGGCAGCCTAGGCAGTATATGAATCGTCGTGGTGGATTCAATCGTCCATTGCCTGCTGAGAAGAATCGCTAGGGTTCGCTTCGTTCTGTTTTTCCTAAGGTTTGTTCAGTTTTACTCTAATTTCTCCTAATTTATGATAGATTTAGGGTTTATTTTGAACTTGAAGATTTTGACTTGCTATTAGGTTAGGGTTTAGCTTAAATTGGCGTTTGATTTGAATGTTGAATTATTTTCTTACAGAATGTGATTAGCTGAATGTCTTCAATTGATAAATGTGGTaacttattaatttaaattgaaGAATTTCCGAGTGTTTCGTTCTAATAATAACTTTAGCATTTCTGAATAACTTGTGATTAGTGCAATATTGCGGTGGTTAATGGTTATCAGCATTCTGGTAATGCCAGACTGTTATTAATCTGTATGCTGATTGATTTGGTTAGTGCTTTAATCTGTAAATTGTCCCGGAGATATGTCTTAATAAACACATAAAAGTTGCAGATTCACTCTGGCACTCTTTATTGGTTTATTGGTGTTGTTGTACTTTGAGGTTGGGGCTGTCATTGTTCTTCCTCCTTCGTAGTTCACCTTGTCTTCTTCTCTAATCATTGTGGGTTGTGGTTTTGGCTTACTCACTATGGTAAGTATTATCCCCAAAATGGAGAGTTTTGTGATGAGTTACTTGTTTTCTTCCCTGATATTTTTTAGAAAACCTGTAGAAAAGATTGTAAAGTGTCAAGCTTGAGTGATTGGTGACGTTTTTAGAAGACCCGTGAATGTATTTGTTAGGAAGGTAGACCAAATGGGGAACAGTGAAATACTTGGAGGCCGAGATAGACTTTAAACAATCATAGATCAATCAATAAGGGATATTTGGATTCACAAAGTATCATTAGAATAGTTCATGACAAGACTTTAGGTTGTCACTTGATTCATATAGTTGATCCTGTAAAAGGTATTGAATGGTGGTTGTTGTTGGTAATCACAAAGCCcgtatttccatcttttttcaCTTTTGGGGAAATGGAAAtctctgtttttgttgttgaattttagatgaaataagaagaaatttgaCTGTGTTACAATATGGCATGATAAACTTAATATAGCTTGATGCAGAAGATTAAATATTAGTCCCTATGTATAGGGAGGGATACAAGACTCCTTATCCCAAATAAATAGATAATTTAGGAGATTATCTAAGATATTCTTTGATGTAATACTGATCCTGTGAGataaaccaaaataataaaaaaactccAATCTGATCCTGTGATATAacatttgaaagagaaaatgtaACACTGGAAGCAACAACCTGATGTACTAGTTGCTAGGAGTTTTCAATCTTCAATCTTCTTCTAATGTCAGCGCGACACTccccaaaataattaaaaaaactccaATCTGGGAACATTCCCGTAATGCTTCAAGTAGGAAAGCAAAATTCAATCACCAAGAACAAGCAATTACTCAAGGCTGCTTAAACACCGAACATTAAAGGCAACACTGAACCATTGTACAAAAGCCACAACTCAAGCCTTACTACTTAATAGAAGCAAATATGCTTAAATACCACATAAGACATTAGCTACCAAAGCTTTTAACCGTCTAGATAAGAAGCTGAAACACGAAGCTTACCTGTCTACAGAAGAAGCTGACAGCAAACCAAAATCATTGTCAGATAATCCCCACGATGAGCAAAGCCTTGTCAAATATAAACACATGAACAAAGCATAACTGTGTTCTAAACAGCAACTTGCAACCAGAAAAACCAAATCCAAGGGAGATTACAATTGAACAAAAGAAGTGGGCTCCATAACAAGGATTCGAACCCATGACCTAGGGCCTAAGTACTTGGAAGCATCCTTGTGTTTCACCACTTGAGCTGTAGGGGCTTTTAGATCAAAGCAAGACAATTCTAATGGTGGAGGTTTTTTCTTGAAACTTGTTCACGGTGGCGGCCGGCGGTGGTGATGGTGGCCTGAAGTTATAGCTGCTAGGGTAAAGGGTGAGGGAAGAAAACGTAGCAACCAACAAAGGGAGGAAGCCAAAAGTGCAGATTACACTGGAAAATATGTAACCAGTAAAAGGGTTcaattaaatgaatttttaatatatctattattaCATTCCCAACCTTTCTGAAACTCGGCGGTGGAATAGTGATGGGATAGATCACAAAggatcaaaccaagctctagaTATCATGTTGAAGTTATgagttttatataaaataagaaatatgattatgttataagaAACATGATAGTATCTTGATATAAAATACTTAAAACTAATCCTAGGAGATAATACAAGAGGTGAACTGATCTTATCGTAGGAGATAAACTACAATATTCTAATATAATATCAAGATATTCTAAgatatttgttatatttcaaAATCGTGTTCACAGCTTCTATGCTTCTACTAGAAACAAACACCATAGGATGCGTAGGCTGGTGAAATATTCTTTTCTATGCTATACTTGGACATGTTATGTGATGGACTATTGATCAAAGTTTTGACGTGTGTGTCGGAGGGAATTTCTGTTCTGTGAAAATTAGGGAATTCAAAGTGTCACGATTCGTTATATACAACTTTGTAAAATAAACTTATCTTTCCTGGAAGCTTTGTTTAAAATTGGAAACTGGAGACAGATTGCTTGCAGTTAGTCTGTGAGAACAGATGTGAATTGTGATTGGGTGTAatgataataaattaataataactaTATATTTTGCTGATAcagtatattaattattaatgattCATTGGGTACACTGTTggaatgcatttttttatttctgggatttgatttttttggaaaaatgctattttagTAAGCAGCTTTAGAAAGGTATATAAGCTGTGTTGTAACTGAGAGATTACATGATTGGCAATAAGGATAatatgtactccctccggtcaaaaaacaaaatacacacatattaagaaagtgGATTGACCACATTTAAGTCATTATAAAAGTGAtgtttttccaattttacccttgtcCTGGAGTAGTAAAGACGTTAATGATGAAGTGGGTTTAATGAGGGTAAACTTCATATTGCGGCATTTAATAGGTTCATTTTACTatactttttcttatatttgagagcaccaattttatttttttgtttcttacatttgagaccggagggagtatttattatattaatgcCATGAAATCCCTGTTTAATGTGTGTTCCATTATTTTTAAGCCCTATGAGACGATATGTTCTGCTATATTCTTCATCTGTATACTCCGTATCCCTAAATTTTCAAAGATGCAATGCTAATTTCCCGGTATGGATATTTCTACTTGTATATGCTCATGTTGGTCGCATGCCTTTTAGCTATACTCGAGTAGTGAGTTTACATGCGTTGATTTCTAGGAAATTGTTATAAAcgttcaaaattcaaataaccATCATCCACATGATGCGTATGAATGAAATTggccttcttttttttcttcatttttattcaaaatgcaGATGCTGTTTTACTTTGACTTGTTTGTGtctatttcataaaatattttgtgCACAATATAAACCATTCTCTTTGCTTAAGTCTTGCAATTTTCACTGCATATAGGTAATATCTTCTGGCGGCGGTTCAATCTTTGGGTAGCCTGAAGGCAGAAACAGTTGGTGGAAACTAAAGAAGCAAGATTGCAAGAGTTCCTCTTGTTTTTTTTGACACACTTGTTGTTTGTGTTGAATTAATGATGCCCTTTGCTACCTTCAACTCAATGTCcgtgtaatttttttgtaacGTCAAATGTTATTAGGTTAtgttagctcagttggtatggataatgcataatatatgcaaggtccagggtTCGAATCCCGCCCACcatcaaaaaaaaagttagtagGGTTTGAACCTTCTGATTAGTACTCGTTCAGTGTTCCTCAACCCATCAATCGAGCTGACTGCTTGGGACCAATGTCCTATGTAATTGACATCaaacatgttttagtttttgttcaACTAAATACTCTCTACAAACAAACTCACCTTAACTTACCTCTTGTAAATTTTCTCTATACAAACACGCCCATTTACAGTGAAAATCCCACTTTGATCGAAGTGGCCAGTTTTGGCGAcaataatacaaataataaataaaatgaataatacaaataataataaattatgaaaaaaaaaaatgaataataaataaaaggggTGTACTACACACTACATACATATACAGATATCCAACGATTAAATTGTTAGGctatttgaaaaaagaaagaaaaaaaacactacaTACACAGATATCCAACGTTGACACTTGCACTTGCCATTCTTTTATTTGTTAACAACTCAAGGACCACATTGATACCTCAGTTCCTAGGAAAGCAGGGACTGGTTTTCTCCTAACCAATTAACATAAGTGCTTATTGCAaattgataaatgatatttgtacaaccactttttaacaacttttgtaaTAACCACCCTCTCTTCCATActcacatgtgtttttattctccttcttcttcttctttctctctccaataTTTTTGTCCAAtcacaagaagaagaaaaagtggTTGTCACCAAATTGtctaatattaattttacaaaaaccaCTCCATCcaaataattgtttatgaatgaaCCTCAATCATGCAGATATACTATTTCTATCTCTACCAAATCAAGGGATGCGCACTAAAATCTAAATCTATGGGCTGGTTTTGTTACACGGAATACTTTTATCAGAGTGATGCTTTTTTTAAGAGTTATGAGGTGGTACTTAATGTCTTATTGgacatgattaaaaaaatatttaaaccaTGAGCACCATTATCACTATTGTACAAAGAAAGAGAACAAGCATACATATCATAAACCAAAATGTACCACGTAGATAGTCCAAGGGGTGAGTTAAAGAACACCAAACAAGTTATAAATAGTAGACATTTGATCCCTGAAAAAATcactcttcaaaaaatatttagctttgagGAGGTGATAAGTCCATTCATATTGGTCACCAAACGCCATCTTTACTTGCAAAGCATGGCTAAGTTAAATGCCTGAAGATTTCTGAACCTCATACCACTCGTGTCCTATGAAGCACTCACACAAACATGAACACTTAGTATGATACCAACACATATAcgttaataataatttgagaaaatgaaagtgattaTACATAACCACAATTGACAatgttgttttgataaaaaagaaatagattcttccaaaaaaaaaatccattaaaattaaacaatgttCAATAAAGCGACAAAGATCTATTAATACACTAATATGTACAAACATATTTGTATTCTGCTCAAACAAACTGACTTTCCAAATCCATTTTATTCATATGCCACTAAACAAGTACTAGGCTACAGAGAATTTCAACAAAGGATTTGAAGAGAAATAAGAACAAAATGGCTTGATTAATTAGTTGTGGTGGTAGTAGGTTTGTGAATAACAAAAGCCATGGCTTGCATGTGTCGCTTGTTGTCAAATGCTAAGCATCTTATATATGCATTTGGATATGTCTTTTTGCATTCATTAATCTCATTAAGCACTTGTGAAGAGTCGTTACAACCAAACATTGGTAGCTTCCATAATGTCCAATATCTCCCATCATAGTATCCTGGCATCTGGCTATTTGCTCTATGAATACACCCAAACTTCCATTTCCAAACAATACAAGTTCCATGTTACTAACAAGATATACAATACTTAGAAAACAAAAGCATcaaatggaaaaacaaaaatatccacttcatagaataaaataatgttatacAAAAGTTTTATTGGATCATGACATGCATATCGTTAGATTATTACCGTTTGTTTATATCGACTTATATGAGTTTATCTAATGACATAAACACTATAAGATTCTTtgagaaattttataaaaataacttatagattctatgaaaataatttgactttattttaatttttgctataaatgcttaattaaattgtttagtCAAACATGGCCTTAAAccttaatatatatcatatgaaTCAATATCAAAGAGCTCTAGTATAGTAGTAGTataccttttttctttctttctttcttttaataataataaaaaaaactaccttATGTGATAAACTAGACTTAGGTCGATCTAACCTCATCAAATTCAAGGCAAGGTGTCCATCTCTTCTTGAGCATGTAGTCAATCTCCTTTGCAATTGAGTCATCAGAAAGGGGTGGTAGATAGGAAAGTGTTTCAAATTTCTTATTATTGATGGGATTCCATGTCTGTTTtaagttacaaaattatatCACAAATCAAAGCatattagaaaagaaaagaaaaagaccAACATGGGAGTACTAGTGCATATATAACCATGCTATCATAATATATGGCTATTGTATAAGATTACTTAACCTTCATGCAGTGAATTTTAGAACCATTGGAGACAGTCTTCTTTTTCCATTCAATGGAATAAGTAGCACTGGGCCAAAGACTTGATGAGTTGGACTTCAAGCCCACAAAGCCAGGCCCAGCAACTGGAGCTGCAAATGTTCCAGCAGacattttaatcaaataaatgtcTGATCTTTGAAGGAGGCAGAATAGTTAAGATGAAAGGAAGAAAGGAATAGGCTTAGGTGATCATGAATGATATGTTAAGTAAGTAATTTATAAGAAGACAGTGGGCACAATAAAATGGAGATTTTAATTAGGATACTATGCATTGTTTTTATCTATTGTCAAAACAGTTCAATAATTACcttgttatgttattttaatgCTGTGGCCCATCATTTACTTTAATTGATACCATGTACGGTAcctctatttttaatttttaataggtaattcaaaaaaccaaaagtaactaatcttgaaatcaaattttaagtGTTATATTGGATTTTCACAactatacaaattttttatatctGTGAAAATCCAAAATACTAATGTTGAAATTTGGACCATCCCACTTTGATGAACCATCATCGATGTATCTACGGCGTGAAATTATGGAACAGTTTTTGTATAAAGATCCTTAAATGGTTTTATGCTAGTAACATTTTTTGTAAACCATTAGAATGAAGGTAGTGCCCCGCGCCAATACCTGGTGCTGCGTGTGCATCCAAGTTGAAGAAGAAGTCGTAGTTTGAATAAAATATGCAAATGATTCCTCCCagtatttttcttttggccTTTCTGGTGAAGACAAGTTTGGCTGGGTGTATCACACTGTGGATGTTCCAAGTCCCAGTAACCTTTTACAATTCACTAAAACGTTGTTCTACTAGTAAGTCCTAAATATCAACAAGCTTTATACCCAAAGCTGTAGCTTTTTGCTGTTCATGATCATATCAACCTCTTAGATTTGCCCACCTCAAGCTAAAAAAGATATCaaccatgcatatattatactgCTCAATGGATGGTGGAAATGGGATCACGTCAAAATTAACCACGCTTCATTATATATGCGTATGTATGTATATGCTTCATTTAACAGTTTTTGTGACCCGCGTACATACACATAGAAAAGTCACCACATTTGGTTGGAGTCCAATCTTTGTCATTTATACCATCAATTCTGGATTCTCTTTAACTGCATCACAGCTATAACTGTAAGGATTGTTagatttaaagagaaaaaatctATCTCTTTAACCGATCACGGCATTCCAAGTATTAACTTGTTCGTATATTAATGGACAAAATCCTTAATATTAAAGGGCATTATTGTCTACTTTGACCAAAACCATATATAATTCAGTTTAACATAAACCCTTGAATGTTATCTATATAAAgttaacaattttaaatagCAATTGTAAACTTAAGTAAATCTAAAATTCTTACATCATCAATATGAATGACAAtgttgaaattaatatttttgataactGTCTAAAAGAAGAATATCATAAATCTAAAGAATTAATTCATCACAACCCATGAGGGCTTCAAGCTTCATGGCTAGTAGTTGGACCGACAAAATAGGGTCAATGCCAAAGCTTCATGCAGAATCCTGCAGGCACTGATGATCTCTTGTTTGATACACATTCTGAGAAGGTGTCCACAAGTTGCTCTGCAAGAGAAGCGGAATCTTCAAGAAATGTATCTACATATATTTTCACAATCCTTATTTCTTGAGAGGTTGCTCTTAAGCTGTACCAAGTCAGAAATTTCTGCCTGAAGTTCTTTTCAATGTGTCCTTCACACTCTAACCTTCTAATCACCTTCACATAATACTCGAAATCCTGATCTGAGAAACTATTAGCCTTGCAGCCCTCGTCTTGCCTTTCACTACTTCTCTTCTTGGATGTGCTTCCATCTCGAAGGACATTCCTTTTCCCGGATCCATTTTCTAGATCTTTGCCACTGAATTTGGATCTACCTTTTCTTCCCCGACCATCTTTAATTATCTCCAACTTGCAGGGAGTATTAGGCAATCCCCCTTTTGAGCTACCTACTAACGGAACACATTCCCTTCCCGTTGGAACTGACCCATCCTCGGTGCTCATGTCCTCGGCTACTTGTTCCTCTTGTGAATGCTTGTTTTCAAGCTTTGGTACATCAGAACTAGCTATGATGGCAGTTGTTCCTACATCAGCTTGCTTGTCTGACAAGGAATCTGCATTGTTGGGGATTCCTACTCCACCCAAACCAGAACAGTTATTCGCATCATTAGATAGATTTCCAGGAGCAAGCTGGTCACTGTCCTTGTGATAAGAAGGATAATTATCTGATCGATTATCAGTCTGGTCGCTGTGATTAGTTTCATCTTCTACTGATGACGGATTGGAAAGGCTGCTACCGTTGGTTACTGGGCTCTGACTTCTTTCCGTTGCTGAgcaatttggaacttcatcttCACCATGCGCTGTCAAGACTTGAACCTCACACGCACACAACATCCTCGGATCATTGGAAACAAATTTGAATCTGTATTCTGTATCTGGAAGTAGACCCTCGATGCCAAGTCTTCTATTTGGTAGGAGAATCGTGCAAGTCGGGTCCAATGG harbors:
- the LOC11443782 gene encoding U4/U6.U5 small nuclear ribonucleoprotein 27 kDa protein; this encodes MSDRDRHRDRERDRRRDKDDRDRDVDRDRNRDRDRARSKRSRTRSPDRVRSRHSRSRSPVDRSHRRRHHRTPSPDPPRKRHRRDSVDDEPKEHKETKKVVSDFVDGIAKEQQQQKQKENGEEVDVNEDEIEMMKMMGIPVGFDSTKGKPVPGADVSGVRAVTKRQPRQYMNRRGGFNRPLPAEKNR
- the LOC11446762 gene encoding ribulose bisphosphate carboxylase small chain clone 512, whose amino-acid sequence is MSAGTFAAPVAGPGFVGLKSNSSSLWPSATYSIEWKKKTVSNGSKIHCMKTWNPINNKKFETLSYLPPLSDDSIAKEIDYMLKKRWTPCLEFDEFGCIHRANSQMPGYYDGRYWTLWKLPMFGCNDSSQVLNEINECKKTYPNAYIRCLAFDNKRHMQAMAFVIHKPTTTTTN